One segment of Pseudomonas asgharzadehiana DNA contains the following:
- the mnmC gene encoding bifunctional tRNA (5-methylaminomethyl-2-thiouridine)(34)-methyltransferase MnmD/FAD-dependent 5-carboxymethylaminomethyl-2-thiouridine(34) oxidoreductase MnmC — MNPVLPHAQLDWDDQGRPRSRVFDDVYFSDKSGLEETRYVFLEQNRLQERFAALPVGGRLVIGETGFGTGLNFLCTWQLFAQQAVAGAHLHFVSVEKYPLSYADLQRALALWPELQPFAEQLLAQYVAIHQGFQRLVLDGGRVTLTLLIGDALEQLPQLDAQVDAWFLDGFAPAKNPDMWTAELFAELARLAAPGATISTFTSTGWVRRLINAAGFKMKRTPGIGHKWEILRGEFIGWPEQLPAPAAGAPWFARPARHTGERHALVIGAGLAGCATAASLAARGWRVSLLERHGALAQEASGNPQGVLYLKLSAHGTALSQLIVSGFGYTRRLLEHLQQDVDWQACGVLQLAFNAKEGERQAQLAQAFAPDLLHTLDRAEAQARAGVQLAHGGLFFPQGGWVHPPALCQWQAQQPGVQLLLHQEALTLQQVDGQWQARDGETLLASAPVVVLAGAAEIKRFPFSAQLPLKRIRGQITRLPQTADSQALATVVCGEGYIAPARLGEHTLGASFDFASDDLTPTAGEHSGNLQMLRDISVDLLERLAADQADPTQLQGRAAFRCTSPDYLPIVGPLAHSEDFAQAYAVLRKDARQVPQTPCPWLEGLYINSGHGSRGLITAPLCGELLAAWLNDEPLPVPVGVAQACHPNRFAVRGLMRNQK, encoded by the coding sequence ATGAACCCCGTATTGCCCCACGCCCAGCTCGACTGGGATGACCAAGGTCGCCCGCGCTCGCGGGTGTTCGACGACGTGTACTTCTCCGACAAGTCGGGCCTTGAAGAAACCCGCTATGTGTTCCTTGAACAGAACCGTTTGCAGGAACGCTTTGCCGCCCTGCCGGTGGGCGGGCGGTTGGTGATTGGCGAGACCGGCTTCGGCACCGGCTTGAATTTCCTGTGTACCTGGCAGTTGTTCGCGCAACAGGCGGTGGCCGGGGCGCACCTGCATTTCGTCAGCGTGGAAAAGTACCCGCTGAGTTACGCCGATCTGCAACGGGCACTGGCCCTGTGGCCGGAACTGCAGCCCTTCGCCGAACAGTTGCTGGCCCAGTACGTCGCCATCCACCAAGGCTTCCAGCGTTTAGTGCTGGACGGCGGTCGCGTGACCCTGACGCTGTTGATCGGCGATGCCCTGGAGCAACTGCCGCAGCTGGATGCCCAGGTCGACGCGTGGTTTCTCGACGGCTTTGCGCCGGCGAAAAACCCCGACATGTGGACCGCCGAGTTGTTCGCCGAACTGGCGCGGTTGGCCGCGCCCGGCGCAACCATCAGCACCTTTACCAGCACGGGTTGGGTAAGGCGGCTGATCAACGCCGCCGGCTTCAAAATGAAGCGCACGCCGGGGATCGGCCATAAATGGGAAATTTTGCGCGGTGAGTTCATCGGCTGGCCCGAACAACTGCCTGCGCCAGCGGCCGGCGCGCCGTGGTTCGCCCGCCCGGCGCGGCACACGGGCGAGCGCCACGCGCTGGTCATCGGCGCCGGCCTGGCCGGTTGCGCCACCGCTGCCAGCCTGGCCGCCAGGGGCTGGCGCGTCAGCCTGCTGGAACGCCATGGGGCGTTGGCCCAGGAAGCCTCGGGCAATCCGCAGGGGGTGTTGTACCTCAAGCTGTCGGCCCACGGCACGGCACTGTCGCAACTGATTGTCAGCGGGTTCGGCTACACACGCCGCCTGCTCGAGCATTTGCAGCAAGACGTCGACTGGCAGGCCTGCGGCGTGCTGCAACTGGCGTTCAATGCCAAGGAAGGCGAGCGCCAGGCGCAATTGGCCCAGGCCTTTGCCCCTGACCTGCTGCATACCCTGGACCGCGCCGAGGCCCAGGCCCGCGCCGGTGTGCAACTGGCGCACGGCGGGCTGTTTTTTCCGCAGGGTGGCTGGGTGCATCCGCCCGCGCTGTGCCAGTGGCAAGCGCAGCAGCCGGGGGTGCAGTTGCTGCTGCATCAAGAGGCCCTCACCTTGCAGCAGGTCGACGGGCAATGGCAGGCACGCGACGGCGAGACTCTGCTGGCCAGCGCGCCGGTGGTGGTGTTGGCCGGCGCCGCCGAGATCAAGCGCTTCCCGTTCAGCGCCCAGTTGCCGCTCAAGCGCATTCGCGGCCAGATCACCCGGTTGCCGCAAACCGCCGACAGCCAGGCACTGGCCACAGTGGTCTGCGGCGAGGGTTATATCGCGCCGGCACGGTTGGGCGAACATACCCTCGGCGCCAGTTTTGACTTCGCCAGCGATGACCTGACGCCCACGGCCGGCGAGCACAGCGGCAACCTGCAGATGCTGCGCGACATCTCGGTCGACTTGCTCGAACGCCTGGCCGCCGACCAGGCAGACCCCACGCAGCTCCAGGGGCGCGCCGCGTTTCGCTGCACCAGCCCGGATTACTTGCCGATTGTCGGCCCGTTGGCCCACAGCGAAGACTTCGCCCAGGCCTACGCCGTATTGCGCAAGGACGCACGCCAGGTCCCGCAAACGCCCTGCCCCTGGCTCGAAGGCCTGTACATCAACAGCGGCCACGGCTCACGCGGCCTGATCACCGCGCCACTGTGCGGCGAGCTGCTCGCGGCGTGGCTCAACGACGAACCGCTGCCGGTGCCCGTCGGCGTCGCACAGGCCTGCCACCCCAATCGGTTTGCCGTGCGCGGCCTGATGCGCAATCAAAAGTAA
- a CDS encoding NEL-type E3 ubiquitin ligase domain-containing protein has protein sequence MDQDVSVSQGLQPMTTRELSMALLELTGELEKAEVLQQNVPDWLMNAGGTFLEQLNEAADEALSLQEAVKVRLSTLDDVQAFCRKHLKAALSSEFGDGFDVDEDRLWLPQREWFNLGPPLYRDVPTPARWVSHSLLEAAMQNFTQAQEGVGEDGMPAVAMLATQAPAKPSPAAFAKCCRRLDLGKRYQEHLLHVLTQGRSANDDQALFTPVARSIKQLRVAVLKMEVLIAYQKQHLSKDGYDTLQLFLEKGATLASGDVLYNAKPVSLQGLEIHGACLWGVVVFSARSVEQFPTEKCMVYMPGEPFRPVYEYAAFSQFQQYLSLKLKTKAYRQTFTRYIDEANRLDFFKALTDQAELGVIKQRPMTHDLNRFFFESLLGKLQVDSRTLAVPTADVDAEQRQKRLEGYWEAGLTLANICAMFIPVMGELMMGVTLGQLLGEIFYGYEDWQAGDKRKAFSHLTNVLANVALMAAFAKASSALKLHPQQDTADWFDGFEAVTRGGWRRLWKRNLRRYRQPIDLSDTPDSNGLYQIGDKTFVRLQGHALEVRFDELSGGWRLQPQAGHDLFAPPVELNGEGGWRYRGERPAEWDNSLYVLRRIAPDLKALSALRLEAVQDITQAPLPRLQAWARQNQPVSRRFRDQAERFILEQRIRDCIWHLVNEGQPTAENQRLLLHALPMLPAWPKHVYFELFNDNGVHIANYPQGLRLTPEHTGIRLTEHSLREDGVLGLALDKLDEQATAQLLKEAPASGTPARRLARAVADWMEKNAALFFGKLYEAYDRPNGPSQTLFKQRFAQLPVRVAQRLIDRASSVERLRVVNDQRIPMRLAQEAREMMEQVAADRACAELFLPARGLSESRLQVLQLLKRMPGWPADFALEVRDGSIGGPLLERVGPSDAKVRRIIAKQGELHEVYDVSGRILGLPTSGRQSLYDAALRALPAEQLNALGLSERERSHGFKLRNELFEHAVNDRPAVMALLRGESLDKTEPLPACVQASPPAPPVPAAHSRALVRRTRRLFPLFTEIQINHFLDERGADHLERAESIKAHEQQLQVLRASLKSWTRATQGITGELHTSRLQVAGLIEDAWRRLTFVPGEGRESVAGLKLDGMRVGDLPSLPGAVKFDHLRLVSLNDMQLDDSVAYFLKAFTHVESLSLERNNITRLPEILAHMPGLKRLLMSSNALTLSEYTLKKLADMRNLIALDLSENRLGATPEVGKMLDMVHLKLRNCDLRELPVGLGRLPFLDFVDLRNNAIRQLPDWVFAAPRRIAQTINLRFNPLSSTTVASLDAYRRRTGIGMGYLHDDIAAMNESTARGIWMPESPAAHKAIWTDLKDDQRSESLFALLSELGNSADSEFVREDMHKRVWEVLEAAHDNTELRNEVFNLAANPFNCTDSAAINFSHLEVAVRVHKAGVASERGTSTAALLREGRGLFRLDELEKLAHEHSQADPSADPAEVSLAYRTGLVESLDLPGQPTHMRFAGLSGVTREDLEKASMRVRTAELSPAFMDSLTGRKFWRTHLRKRYPGRFDLMNTPFHEEQDAIMERAHSMDDAQFRREFEAIGDRREAAERTLFRELTHEEMKTVDMGCQALVD, from the coding sequence ATGGATCAGGACGTCAGTGTGTCGCAGGGTCTTCAGCCGATGACGACGCGTGAGTTATCGATGGCGTTATTGGAGCTCACCGGCGAGCTGGAAAAGGCCGAGGTACTGCAACAGAACGTGCCCGACTGGTTGATGAACGCCGGTGGCACATTCCTGGAACAACTCAATGAGGCCGCAGACGAGGCGCTGTCCCTTCAGGAAGCCGTAAAAGTGCGCTTGAGTACCTTGGACGATGTCCAGGCTTTTTGCCGCAAACACCTGAAAGCCGCGCTGTCCAGCGAGTTTGGCGACGGCTTCGACGTGGATGAAGACCGTCTGTGGCTGCCACAGCGCGAGTGGTTCAACCTGGGGCCGCCGCTGTATCGGGATGTGCCCACGCCGGCGCGGTGGGTCAGCCACAGCTTGTTGGAAGCCGCGATGCAGAACTTCACCCAAGCGCAGGAAGGTGTCGGTGAGGACGGCATGCCGGCGGTGGCGATGTTGGCCACCCAGGCACCGGCAAAGCCCTCGCCGGCGGCTTTTGCCAAGTGCTGTCGCCGCTTGGACCTGGGTAAGCGCTATCAAGAACACCTGCTGCACGTGCTCACCCAGGGGCGGTCCGCCAACGATGACCAGGCGTTGTTCACACCGGTCGCGCGATCGATAAAACAGCTGAGAGTCGCCGTGTTGAAAATGGAGGTGCTGATTGCCTATCAGAAGCAGCACCTGTCCAAAGACGGCTACGACACGCTGCAGCTGTTCCTCGAAAAAGGCGCGACGCTGGCGTCAGGTGATGTGCTTTATAACGCTAAGCCGGTGAGCCTGCAGGGCCTGGAAATCCACGGCGCCTGCCTCTGGGGCGTGGTGGTGTTTTCCGCACGCTCGGTTGAACAATTCCCTACCGAAAAATGCATGGTTTACATGCCCGGCGAACCTTTTCGCCCGGTGTACGAGTACGCGGCATTCAGCCAATTCCAGCAGTACCTCAGCCTCAAATTGAAAACGAAGGCCTACCGGCAGACCTTCACCCGTTATATCGATGAGGCCAATCGGCTGGATTTTTTCAAGGCGCTGACGGACCAGGCCGAGTTGGGGGTTATCAAACAACGCCCGATGACCCATGACCTCAACAGGTTTTTCTTCGAGAGCCTGCTGGGCAAACTGCAAGTGGACAGTCGGACCCTGGCGGTGCCGACCGCCGATGTGGATGCCGAGCAACGGCAAAAACGTCTTGAGGGCTACTGGGAGGCCGGGCTCACCCTGGCCAACATCTGCGCGATGTTCATCCCCGTCATGGGCGAACTGATGATGGGGGTGACCCTGGGGCAGTTGCTCGGCGAGATCTTTTACGGTTATGAGGATTGGCAGGCCGGGGATAAGCGCAAAGCGTTTTCGCACCTGACCAATGTGCTGGCCAATGTCGCGCTGATGGCCGCGTTCGCAAAGGCCAGCTCCGCGCTCAAACTGCACCCGCAGCAAGACACGGCTGATTGGTTCGATGGCTTCGAAGCGGTCACCCGAGGGGGGTGGCGTCGGCTGTGGAAGCGCAACCTGCGTCGTTATCGCCAGCCGATAGACCTGTCTGACACGCCGGACAGCAACGGCCTCTACCAAATAGGCGACAAGACATTTGTGCGGTTGCAGGGGCATGCGCTGGAGGTGCGTTTCGATGAGCTGTCCGGGGGCTGGCGCTTGCAACCCCAGGCGGGTCACGACCTGTTTGCCCCGCCTGTGGAGCTCAACGGCGAAGGCGGCTGGCGTTACCGCGGCGAACGGCCGGCCGAATGGGATAACAGCCTGTATGTGCTGCGGCGTATAGCGCCTGATCTCAAAGCGCTCAGTGCGCTGCGGCTGGAAGCAGTCCAGGACATCACCCAGGCGCCGCTGCCGCGATTGCAAGCGTGGGCGCGGCAGAACCAACCCGTGTCCAGGCGCTTCAGGGACCAGGCCGAACGGTTCATCCTGGAGCAGCGCATTCGTGACTGTATCTGGCACCTGGTGAATGAGGGCCAGCCCACCGCCGAGAATCAACGGCTGTTGCTGCATGCGTTACCCATGCTGCCGGCATGGCCCAAGCACGTCTATTTCGAATTGTTCAACGACAACGGCGTGCATATCGCGAACTACCCGCAGGGGCTGCGCCTCACGCCCGAGCACACCGGTATTCGTCTGACCGAGCACTCATTGCGTGAAGACGGAGTACTGGGCTTGGCCCTCGATAAGCTGGATGAGCAAGCCACGGCACAGTTGCTCAAGGAGGCGCCCGCTAGTGGCACGCCCGCGCGTCGCCTGGCCCGGGCGGTAGCGGACTGGATGGAGAAAAACGCAGCGCTGTTTTTCGGCAAGCTGTATGAGGCCTATGACCGGCCCAACGGGCCTTCGCAAACCCTGTTCAAGCAGCGATTTGCCCAATTGCCGGTGCGCGTCGCTCAGCGTCTGATTGATCGGGCCAGCAGCGTTGAGCGCCTGCGGGTTGTCAATGACCAGCGTATCCCCATGCGCCTGGCCCAGGAGGCTCGAGAAATGATGGAACAGGTAGCGGCGGACCGGGCCTGTGCCGAATTATTCCTGCCCGCGCGGGGGTTATCCGAGAGCCGGCTCCAGGTGCTCCAGTTGCTCAAACGCATGCCCGGCTGGCCGGCGGATTTTGCCCTGGAAGTTCGCGACGGCAGTATCGGGGGGCCGTTGCTGGAGCGGGTGGGGCCGTCGGATGCCAAGGTCCGCCGGATTATCGCCAAGCAGGGCGAGCTGCATGAAGTCTACGACGTCTCGGGGCGAATCTTGGGGCTTCCCACCTCCGGGCGCCAGAGTCTGTACGACGCGGCGCTGCGTGCGCTGCCCGCGGAACAATTGAACGCGCTGGGGTTGTCTGAGCGCGAGCGCTCCCATGGGTTCAAGCTACGCAACGAACTCTTTGAGCATGCCGTCAATGATCGTCCGGCGGTCATGGCGTTGTTGCGCGGCGAGTCTCTGGATAAAACTGAACCGCTTCCCGCGTGCGTCCAGGCCAGCCCGCCGGCCCCCCCAGTGCCTGCCGCTCACTCGCGGGCGTTGGTGCGTCGCACGCGCAGACTGTTTCCATTGTTTACCGAGATCCAGATCAACCATTTCCTGGATGAGCGAGGCGCCGACCACCTGGAGCGTGCCGAATCGATCAAGGCGCATGAGCAGCAGCTACAGGTGTTGCGCGCCAGTTTGAAAAGCTGGACCCGCGCCACCCAAGGCATTACCGGCGAGCTGCACACCAGCCGCCTGCAAGTGGCCGGCCTGATCGAAGACGCCTGGCGCCGTCTGACCTTCGTCCCGGGGGAGGGGCGTGAAAGCGTCGCGGGCCTCAAGCTCGACGGCATGCGCGTCGGCGATCTGCCGTCGCTGCCTGGCGCGGTCAAGTTCGATCACCTGCGGCTGGTGTCACTCAACGATATGCAACTCGACGACAGCGTGGCGTACTTTCTCAAGGCATTTACCCACGTCGAATCATTGAGCCTTGAGCGCAACAACATTACCCGGCTGCCGGAAATCCTGGCGCACATGCCCGGGCTCAAACGTTTGCTGATGTCGTCCAACGCCCTGACGCTGTCCGAGTACACGCTGAAAAAACTCGCCGATATGCGCAACCTGATTGCCCTGGACTTGAGTGAAAACCGCCTCGGCGCAACGCCGGAGGTGGGCAAAATGCTGGATATGGTGCATCTCAAACTGCGTAATTGTGACCTTCGCGAACTCCCGGTGGGCTTGGGGCGGTTGCCCTTCCTGGACTTTGTGGATCTGCGCAACAACGCCATTCGACAACTGCCTGATTGGGTGTTTGCCGCACCACGGCGTATCGCCCAAACCATTAACCTGCGTTTCAACCCCTTGTCGTCGACCACGGTCGCGAGCCTCGACGCTTACCGTAGGCGAACCGGTATCGGCATGGGCTACCTGCACGACGATATCGCGGCGATGAATGAGTCGACCGCACGCGGTATCTGGATGCCGGAGTCCCCTGCCGCCCACAAAGCGATCTGGACCGATCTGAAAGACGACCAGCGTTCAGAGAGCCTGTTCGCGTTGTTATCCGAACTGGGTAACAGTGCTGACAGCGAATTTGTCAGAGAAGACATGCACAAGCGCGTATGGGAGGTGCTGGAAGCGGCGCATGACAACACCGAGCTGCGTAACGAGGTATTCAACCTGGCGGCCAACCCCTTCAACTGTACGGACTCGGCGGCCATCAACTTCAGCCATCTGGAAGTGGCGGTGCGGGTGCACAAGGCCGGCGTGGCGAGTGAGCGGGGCACTTCGACGGCGGCATTGCTGCGCGAGGGGCGTGGCCTGTTTCGGCTTGATGAGCTGGAAAAACTGGCCCATGAACACAGCCAGGCCGACCCCTCGGCGGATCCGGCGGAAGTCAGCCTGGCCTATCGCACCGGCCTTGTGGAATCGCTGGACTTGCCTGGGCAGCCGACGCATATGCGTTTTGCCGGGTTAAGCGGAGTAACGCGCGAGGACCTGGAAAAGGCTTCCATGCGAGTGCGCACGGCCGAACTTTCGCCGGCCTTCATGGACTCCCTCACCGGGCGCAAGTTCTGGCGTACCCATTTGCGTAAACGCTATCCCGGCCGGTTTGACTTGATGAACACGCCGTTTCACGAGGAGCAGGATGCGATCATGGAACGCGCTCACTCCATGGACGATGCGCAATTTCGGCGTGAGTTTGAAGCCATTGGCGATCGCAGGGAGGCCGCCGAACGCACGTTGTTCAGGGAGCTGACCCACGAGGAAATGAAAACCGTGGACATGGGCTGCCAAGCGCTCGTGGACTGA
- a CDS encoding N-acetylglutaminylglutamine amidotransferase codes for MCGLAGELRFDHQPASLADVERITHHLAPRGPDAWGFHAQGPIALGHRRLKIMDLSDGSAQPMVDAQLGLSLAFNGAIYNFPELRQELEALGYAFYSGGDTEVLLKGYHAWGEALLPKLNGMFAFAIWERDAQRLFIARDRLGVKPLYLSRTGQRLRFASALPALLKGGDINPILDPVALNHYLNFHAVVPAPRTLLAGIEKLPPASWMRIEANGNTEQKTWWTLPYGPREDEKYLSLEDWTDRVLDSTREAVAIRQRAAVDVGVLLSGGVDSSMLVGLLREVGVQDLSTFSIGFEDAGGERGDEFQYSDLIAKHYGTRHHQLRIAESEIIEQLPAAFRAMSEPMVSHDCIAFYLLSREVAKHCKVVQSGQGADELFAGYHWYPQVDGASDPYAAYREAFFDRSYDDYAATVAPKWLTAHDAAGDFVREHFAMPGADAAVDKALRLDSTVMLVDDPVKRVDNMTMAWGLEARTPFLDYRLVELSARVPGRFKLPDGGKHVLKEAARRVIPSEVIDRKKGYFPVPGLKHLQGDTLNWVRDLLLDPSQDRGLFNPAMLDRLLTDPQGQLTPLRGSKLWQLAALNLWLSEQGI; via the coding sequence ATGTGTGGATTAGCTGGCGAGTTACGCTTTGATCATCAACCTGCAAGCCTTGCAGACGTAGAACGCATCACCCATCACCTCGCCCCCCGAGGCCCCGATGCCTGGGGTTTTCATGCCCAAGGGCCGATTGCCCTGGGCCATCGCCGCCTGAAGATCATGGACTTGTCGGACGGCTCCGCCCAACCGATGGTCGACGCTCAACTGGGGCTTTCCCTGGCGTTCAACGGCGCGATCTACAACTTCCCCGAATTGCGCCAGGAGCTTGAAGCGCTGGGCTATGCGTTCTATTCCGGTGGCGACACCGAAGTGCTGCTCAAGGGCTATCACGCTTGGGGCGAAGCGCTGCTGCCCAAGCTCAACGGCATGTTCGCCTTCGCCATTTGGGAGCGCGATGCCCAGCGCTTGTTCATCGCGCGTGACCGCCTGGGTGTGAAGCCGCTGTACCTGTCGCGCACCGGCCAGCGCCTGCGCTTTGCCTCCGCGCTGCCTGCGCTGCTCAAGGGTGGCGACATCAACCCGATCCTCGATCCGGTGGCGCTGAACCATTACCTGAACTTCCACGCGGTGGTGCCTGCGCCGCGCACGTTGCTGGCGGGCATTGAAAAACTGCCGCCGGCCAGCTGGATGCGTATCGAGGCCAACGGCAACACCGAGCAGAAAACCTGGTGGACCCTGCCCTACGGCCCGCGTGAAGATGAGAAGTACCTGAGCCTGGAAGACTGGACCGACCGTGTGCTCGACAGCACCCGCGAAGCCGTGGCGATTCGCCAACGGGCGGCGGTGGATGTGGGCGTGTTGCTCTCCGGCGGCGTCGATTCGAGCATGCTCGTGGGCCTGTTGCGTGAGGTTGGCGTGCAGGATCTGTCGACCTTCTCCATCGGTTTTGAAGATGCCGGCGGCGAGCGCGGTGACGAGTTCCAGTATTCGGACCTGATCGCCAAGCACTACGGCACCCGTCACCACCAACTGCGTATCGCCGAAAGCGAAATCATCGAGCAACTGCCGGCGGCGTTCCGCGCCATGAGCGAGCCGATGGTCAGCCATGACTGCATCGCCTTCTACCTGTTGTCGCGGGAAGTGGCCAAGCATTGCAAGGTTGTGCAGAGCGGCCAGGGTGCCGATGAGTTGTTCGCCGGTTACCACTGGTACCCGCAAGTGGACGGCGCAAGCGACCCGTATGCTGCCTACCGTGAGGCGTTTTTCGACCGCAGCTATGACGACTATGCCGCCACCGTCGCACCAAAATGGCTGACCGCCCATGACGCCGCCGGCGACTTCGTGCGCGAGCATTTTGCGATGCCGGGCGCCGATGCCGCCGTGGACAAGGCCCTGCGCCTGGACAGCACGGTGATGCTGGTGGACGACCCGGTCAAACGTGTCGACAACATGACCATGGCCTGGGGCCTGGAAGCGCGCACACCGTTCCTCGACTACCGCCTGGTAGAACTTTCGGCCCGTGTGCCGGGCCGGTTCAAGCTGCCCGACGGCGGCAAACACGTGCTCAAGGAAGCGGCGCGCCGGGTGATCCCGAGCGAGGTTATCGACCGCAAAAAAGGTTACTTCCCGGTACCGGGCCTCAAGCATTTGCAAGGCGACACCCTGAACTGGGTGCGCGACCTGCTGCTGGACCCGAGCCAGGACCGCGGCCTCTTCAACCCCGCCATGCTCGACCGCTTGCTCACCGACCCCCAGGGCCAATTGACCCCGCTGCGCGGCTCCAAGCTGTGGCAACTGGCAGCGCTGAACCTGTGGCTCAGCGAACAAGGAATTTGA
- the ngg gene encoding N-acetylglutaminylglutamine synthetase — protein sequence MKPNAAAYSQRLLKGQAPTYERLQARLAEDGSALAAEPIAVHCGWGRLLIGHTFPDPASLAGELLNEQPGERDIALYVAAPQQILGIDPQQLFLDPSDTLRLWFSDYRPATRVFRGFRIRRVQSEADWQAVNQLYQGRGMLPVDAERLTPRHQGGPVYWLAEDEDSGAVIGSVMGLNHQKAFHDPENGCSLWCLAVDPLCARPGVGEVLVRHLVEHFMSRGLSYLDLSVLHDNRQAKGLYAKLGFRALTTFAIKHKNGINQPLFLGPGPQAGFNPYARIIVEEAHRRGIDVQVDDADAGLFTLSHGGRRVRCRESLSDLTSAISMTLCQDKSLTHKVLKAAGLQLPSQQLAGSADENLEFLDEHQRVVVKPLDGEQGQGVAVDLQTIEEVQQAIENARQFDSRVLLESFHEGLDLRILVIGFEVVAAAIRRPAEVTGDGQHSIRALIEAQSRRRQAATDGESKIPLDAETERTLAAAGYDYSSVLPRGLTLAVRRTANLHTGGCLEDVTAILHPTLKDAAVRAARALDIPMVGLDLLVPAADQPEYVFIEANERAGLANHEPQPTAQKFVDLLFPHSQPAAQ from the coding sequence ATGAAACCTAACGCCGCGGCGTATAGCCAACGCTTGCTCAAAGGCCAGGCCCCCACTTACGAACGCCTGCAGGCGCGCCTGGCCGAAGACGGCAGCGCGTTGGCCGCCGAACCGATTGCCGTGCATTGCGGCTGGGGCCGGTTGTTGATCGGCCATACCTTCCCCGACCCGGCCAGCCTGGCGGGGGAACTGCTGAATGAACAGCCCGGCGAACGCGACATCGCACTGTACGTGGCCGCGCCCCAGCAGATCCTCGGGATTGACCCGCAGCAATTGTTTCTCGACCCCTCCGACACCTTGCGCCTGTGGTTCAGCGACTATCGCCCGGCCACCCGTGTGTTTCGCGGCTTTCGTATCCGCCGGGTACAGAGCGAAGCCGACTGGCAGGCGGTGAACCAGTTGTATCAAGGGCGCGGCATGTTGCCGGTCGACGCCGAACGCCTCACGCCGCGTCATCAGGGTGGCCCGGTGTATTGGCTGGCGGAGGACGAAGACAGCGGCGCGGTGATCGGCAGCGTGATGGGGCTCAACCACCAGAAAGCCTTTCACGACCCGGAAAACGGTTGCAGCCTGTGGTGCCTGGCCGTCGACCCGCTATGCGCGCGCCCCGGCGTCGGCGAAGTGCTGGTGCGTCACTTGGTGGAGCACTTTATGAGCCGTGGCTTGAGCTACCTGGACCTGTCGGTGCTGCACGATAACCGTCAGGCCAAGGGGCTTTATGCCAAGCTCGGTTTCCGTGCGCTGACCACGTTTGCGATCAAGCACAAGAACGGCATCAACCAGCCGCTGTTTCTCGGCCCTGGGCCGCAGGCGGGGTTCAACCCGTATGCGCGGATCATCGTTGAAGAAGCCCACCGACGCGGTATCGATGTGCAGGTGGATGATGCCGATGCCGGTTTGTTCACCCTCAGCCATGGCGGGCGCCGCGTGCGCTGCCGTGAGTCACTGAGCGACCTGACCAGCGCCATCAGCATGACCCTGTGCCAGGACAAGAGCCTGACCCACAAGGTGCTCAAGGCCGCCGGTTTGCAGTTGCCGTCGCAGCAATTGGCGGGCAGTGCCGACGAGAACCTGGAGTTCCTCGACGAGCACCAGCGCGTGGTGGTCAAGCCGCTGGATGGCGAGCAGGGCCAAGGCGTGGCGGTGGACCTGCAGACCATCGAAGAGGTGCAGCAGGCAATCGAAAACGCGCGCCAGTTCGACAGCCGCGTACTGCTGGAGAGCTTTCATGAAGGCCTAGACTTGCGCATCCTGGTGATCGGCTTCGAGGTGGTTGCCGCCGCGATTCGCCGCCCCGCCGAGGTGACCGGTGACGGCCAGCACTCCATCCGCGCCCTGATCGAGGCCCAAAGCCGTCGCCGTCAGGCCGCCACCGACGGCGAAAGCAAAATCCCCCTGGACGCCGAAACCGAACGCACCCTTGCCGCCGCAGGCTACGACTACAGCAGCGTCCTGCCCCGTGGCCTAACCCTGGCGGTACGCCGTACCGCCAACCTGCACACCGGCGGTTGCCTGGAAGATGTCACCGCGATCCTGCATCCCACGCTCAAGGACGCCGCCGTGCGCGCCGCCCGCGCCCTGGACATCCCCATGGTGGGCCTGGACCTGCTGGTGCCCGCCGCCGATCAACCAGAGTACGTATTTATCGAGGCCAACGAACGGGCCGGCCTGGCCAACCATGAACCGCAGCCCACCGCGCAAAAGTTTGTGGACCTGCTGTTTCCACACAGCCAACCGGCCGCCCAATGA